A segment of the Dehalobacter sp. genome:
CATAAACATAAGTGGTGGGAATCCACCACAACATTTTATTGAAAAAAAAGAATTCTATAACATTTTATTGAAAAATAAATTCTGGATCTGGCCATGATAAAAAGAATATCGAGTATTCTTTAATCTTTAAACATATTGGATTTCTTTTTAATTCTCTTCAATTTCTCCATTTATTGTGGCTATAATCTCCTTAAAACTTGCCAGTGAGGCTTCCATATTCTCAATTATCTCGTTTGCAAGAATATCCGGGTCAGGGAGGTTATCGAGGTCAGCAAGGCTTTTGTCCTTGAGCCAGAAAATGTCCAGATTCGTTTTGTCCCTTGACACAATCTCTTCATAGCCGAATTTCCTGAACCTGCCTTCGGGAGATTCTTCGCTCCAGGTCTCTTTGCGGCTGTGGCGGTTTCCGGGATTATAGCATTTGATAAAGTCCTCAAGATCGGAATATTTCATAGGATTCTTTTTCAATGTGTGATGCACATTTGTGCGGTAGTCATACATCCACACTTCTTTTGTCCAGGGATCTTTTGATGCGGGTTTTGCTTCAAAAAAAAGCACGTTTGCCTTTACTCCGTTTGCATAGAAGATGCCGGTCGGCAGGCGCAGGATCGTGTGAAGGTCTGTGGTTTCAAGGAGCTTTTTGCGGATAGTCTCTCCTGCTCCGCCTTCGAAGAGAACATTATCAGGCAGCACAACTGCTGCCTGCCCGCCGGTTTTAAGGATCATATGGATGTGCTGCAAAAAGTTTAATTGCTTATTGCTTGTAATTGTCCAGAAGTCCTGGCGGTTGTAAGTAAGTTCTTCTTTTTCCTGTTCGCCTTCTTCGTTTGCAAAGGTCATGATGCTCTTTTTTCCGAAAGGCGGGTTTGTGAGGATGTAATCGTAACGGTAACCGGGATCAGCTATGAGAGCATCGGAGTTTGAGATCATAGGTTCCCCGTCTATTTCCCCGATGTTGTGCAGGAACATGTTCATTAAAGCAAGCCGCCTTGTCCCTGCGACTATTTCATTGCCGCCGAAAGTTTTGTTTTTCAGGAAGCGGCTCTGGTCCCTGTCCAGCCGGTGGTGCGAAGTAAGAAAGTCATAAGCTGCCAGAAAGAACCCGCCTGTGCCGCAGCAGCGATCCCCGATTGTTTTCATGGGCTCGGGCTGGAGGCACTGGACCATAACCTTAATGAGAGGCCTTGGGGTGAAGTACTGCCCGGCTCCGTTTTTCGTATCTTCTGCATTCTTTTGCAGGAGCCCTTCGTAGATCTACCCTTTTGTATCCACGCCCATCATGACCCAGCTTTTTTTGTCGATCATATCAATGATCTTGTACAGCATGGCAGGGTCGCTGACCTTGTTCTGGGCTTTAAGGAAGATCTGCCCGAGCG
Coding sequences within it:
- a CDS encoding type I restriction-modification system subunit M, with product MQKNAEDTKNGAGQYFTPRPLIKVMVQCLQPEPMKTIGDRCCGTGGFFLAAYDFLTSHHRLDRDQSRFLKNKTFGGNEIVAGTRRLALMNMFLHNIGEIDGEPMISNSDALIADPGYRYDYILTNPPFGKKSIMTFANEEGEQEKEELTYNRQDFWTITSNKQLNFLQHIHMILKTGGQAAVVLPDNVLFEGGAGETIRKKLLETTDLHTILRLPTGIFYANGVKANVLFFEAKPASKDPWTKEVWMYDYRTNVHHTLKKNPMKYSDLEDFIKCYNPGNRHSRKETWSEESPEGRFRKFGYEEIVSRDKTNLDIFWLKDKSLADLDNLPDPDILANEIIENMEASLASFKEIIATINGEIEEN